A stretch of DNA from Coccidioides posadasii str. Silveira chromosome 1, complete sequence:
TTGGAAGAAGCTTTCCGATAAAGTGGAGGCAGGCGTTGACATGAACCTTCAATTTTCCCCAAGTGGCAACCCCATGATGGGCGGTGGCCTTCGAAAAGAAGGAACCACAACCGTTGGGGCAAAATACGAATTCAGAGCATCAACTTTCAGGGCTCAGATTGACAGCTCTGGAAAGTTGGGCTGTCTCTTGGAGAAAAGAGTTGCCATGCCCATCTCTTTGACCTTCGCTGGAGAGATCGACCAAGTCAAGGTTAGTGACCACTTGAGTGACACCCTTTGAACCGGTCTAAGATATTATCCTAACTTATGCGATAAATAGCAACAAGCGAAAATTGGCCTCGCTGTATCATTCGAGATGGCCTCAGAGGAATTAATGGAGCAGCAGGAAAGTGGTGACATGGCCAACGTCGCAGCACCACCATTTTAATGACGATGACACTCATGACATCCTTCTCACCGCATCACATCCCATCATCCGGGAAACAGGCGCACTCGTAACCACCTTCCACCTGCCTCTTTATTACATTCAACGCATTTAATACCGGACTCCTGGTATACCTTCTGGGACGCCCCGGAGGGAAATCCATTTCCCCTTTATTTGTATATCCGTGAGGCGGTCATAACTGGCGCATCGGGATCGATCTTCCTTGTATAGACTACCTCTGTACCGTTGTCTGCATTACATCCCCCCATTCGCCTCGTTCTCCATTCTACCTTTTCCCTTCATTGCTTCCTCTATTTCTGTATTTTTCGACCGTGCCCTGGTGACTGTTTGGTCACGGGCGGCTGTGGGTTTGATTCTGACGGGTTTACTCGGTTCGAAAGCGTTGACGTGATTTATTTTAGAGGAAGGTTCACTTGTAAAATAAAGTCTTGATTATGGCAGCAAAATGGGATTGTGTTTTCGACCGTTCTGAGCTGGCGGCCTGGCAGGCATTCAGGGCTCACACAACCTGGTTGGAATCGACGATGCGGATTGGGAAGAAATTGATTGGCTGAAGGGTTCTAGCAGCTTCGTTAGCGACTGGATCACTTTGAATTCTCAAAAAAGTTGAATCATGGTTGAAGCatatcaatttcaaaaaCAATCTTCTTTAAGTGGTAGCACTAGCACCGAGACGCAGATGTGTATGCCTTGCACATACTTATAATCTCTAGTCGAAAGGAGCCTTCATGAATCATATTTGGTTGGGGGTCTTGAGCCGCTCCAACACACGGTGTAGGATTCCTCTTTGGGGTGTGCTGCTGTAGAGCTGTCCCGTTTTCAAACATTCATACTTAACAGATATTGCTCTCAATTGACGATAGGAGTTGCCAGCGACGCTTGTCAGTCTCCGCTCGCAAACGAAAAGGCCCGGGCATGACTAGCAGAGGTATGACGAGCCTTAGAATCCGCGCAGCTGCATCGAAACTATCCTGCCAGTGCAGGGCTTTTCGCGTTCAAAGGTGTTGGCCCCAACAAACAGTGTAGATTTTGGACTGCAAGATATTAGCCCAGTTCGAAATCCACCGTGGGCCAGGCCCAGGTGTTCGAGCTTTTGCTTGTGATCCAAAGCGCCTTTTCAGCTGGTCTTTGGAGAGTCCAACATGGAGTGGTATGATCGCCACAACTAGAGGGTGCAGCCACAGGAACCATGTTAACTAATGCGTTCAAGATGGCTTAACTTATGAACTCGAACTAtcggccgggatgggaagTGCTCAGTAACTAGTTCCTCCCATAGATAGCTACCAGGCTGGAGTCGAGTTCAATCCGGACTTTTATTTCGAGGAGATGAAGAGCAAAGCTCCGCCCCCTGTTCATGGATCGTCATCCGTGACTCGCAAGAAAAAGTGCGGAATACTCGAAATGCCGACCATCCTGCGCCATGAGCTGGCCTATCAGGTCTTGCTTACATCAGTAACTAGTATTCCCGCTGCAGAATAAATACGAAGATTTCCCGCAGGTGCATATCCTCTGGCGCAGATATCAATCCCAACCAGACAGGATTAGGGAACCCAGGATATAGAGCTGCACACCCTGAACACAAGGCCGATCGGCATTAAAGGTCGAGCAATTAGGTTACAGCATTTCATAAGGCCATATCTTTGCTGTGCCGTATTACCAAGCAGTCACTGAGCGTGGTCTCTGTAACCAACCCAGCACCGAGGCGCAGCCTAGATAGCCAGAGGTTGGAAAGTGCGCGTCTCCTTTGGCGATCTTTGCCAGTGTCAATGATGGAAAGGGCGGACGAGCGGGACGGAAGGGATCGTGTGCTTCGTCGCTGTCAACAGCCAGCATCTCAACTTGTAAGGGAAGTGTGCGAGCATTTACCGTCCTCGAGTCAAGTTTGTTTGGGCTTCGTGCTTCCAACAGTCGTTCGGAAATGGCCCCGGGCCTACCTCACACACTAGGCCGATCAATAATTTCAAGTTCATGCTCCTAAAAGCAGAGTACTCTCTGATAGGAACGCAGAGTGCTCTGCAAAGTAGCTTTTCTGAGGTCGGTCCCGCAGGTTCTATGCACAATTGTGCGGCCTATGCATCATTTGCCCTTTTGAAATATGTAAAAAGAAAGCGAGCTGCGATAAGCATATGCAGCTTTCTTTCCCCTGTCTCCGCTTCATTGTTGGTTCGGACATGTGAAATCAGGAAGTACGTAGATCAGACGGACAAGAGCCCAGCAACCCAGCATGCGGTTAGTCCCTGTGTTTCTCTCCctctttccctttcttttcttcttttcttttctttttttctttttttcttggaAGAGCTCGACAGACTGCATGGAATGTGAGCGGCATGGTGCATTTCAACTTGTTCAACCGTCCGGAACACAATGTGCGCGCGAACTCGTGGGCAGAGGACACATTTCATGAGAAAGTCCGTCTCACGACGGAGTATGCAGAGGCGATCTGCCTTGGAACATAAATACATaccaagtactccgtatattcTGTAATTCGATGGCAGTCGGCTCCACGGTAAGATACATGCAGTGCATTGACTCCGTATGTCTCATCGTCCCCGGTCTCGTCTTGCTCTCAAGCCCAGGGCCatacatatacatatatCTGCCCGATGATGTAAGTCTCCTTTTTGGCTTGATACCAGCGGGAATGTGCACGCCTTTAGAAATTCACGCACTGTTCAAATAGTGTGTTAAGCAATGTGCAAGTTACCAAAATACTCCGCTAAATCCTCGTTCCCGGCCTATCACAATTATCCGGGATATAGCTTAATGTAATCCGTTTATATAGATTTGCTTCTGTCATAACAGAGTCCGCGTAAGAGGCTTTATGCTCGAGAAAGCTTCGGGGAACGTTAATGAGATATGGAGCAAAAATAAGAGCACGCCCGCGCACGAGCCTCGCCTTGGTTTGCTAGTGAGTTTTACTCATAGGCGCTAGCCGTGCGCATGGTTAAAACGGCGTGGCGATATATCGATAGCTCGTCCATATCTAAAGGATCCTGCCTGGGTGACGATTCAATCATCACTGTTTGATGGTCATTCAgcacccaaaaaaaaaaagaaaatccattAAAGTTCCATCTAGTTTCATTCATGAAGGCGACATCTTTGTTGGTTGGAGACACCAGGTCCATTGGAAACTGATAAATGCGTCTTCCTGAGCGTCCTGAATTTCTCTTAGCATCATCCTTGCCGTGTCCCTGGGTATCTCCTGGGAGGTTGGCGCGCCAAGGGGTTGTACGCGCTCTAACCCATGCGAGAGCTTCTGCGCAATTCCCGTTTCGGCAGCAGGAGTGGCTCCACCTGCCTTCTGCTGTTCAGCATCCATCACCATCGCCAGAAAATATGTCAGGGCTCGCAAAAAGATGATTGTGAGGGACCGGGCGGGAACGTATGGCTGCAGACTGGTTACACTAGGCGATGCCAAAGATCTGCCCAGCCCAGAAACACCAGGAGAGCTCCGACTCGCGCAACCCAGAGCTCTTCAGACTACCCACAAGCACAGGGCCGGGGTGCAACGTTGTGGGAGATTTATTCTTAGCGTCGCTGCAAGGGAGGATGATGGCCGCCGCAGTTACCTGGACCCGCCGCTAAGTCCTACGGAGTTATGGACATGGATGCCAGTCATGATCACCTGAGCAGGAGGCGGCGGACCCACCCAGCTAGTGGCTTCCAGCTGATCTGCTGATTCGGCACCTGGCTGCGCCACGCTTTTCCCAAAGCAGATTAACCCGGCTCGGTGGGCAGGAACCTGAAGTCGACTCTCCACAGTCTAGGTGGAGGAGAGCAATCCACAATCAGAGGCACACTTTGTCAATTCTCCACGAGGATTCCTGGGGAATGTGAAGTCGTTCCTGAATCCAAAAGGAAGTTTCGGCAAAGGAACCTCCCCGGGATGATACATGGAAACGAAACACGGTAATATTGGGAGTATCACGTCAAGATGTCTACGATACTTCGTAGACCGTTGCCTCTTCGAATTTTGAGCCAGTGTTCGGATCGAGGAGCACCCGGCCACCAGAGCGATGGTTACAATGCGCCGCGCGCCGCGAAAGGGTACCAAGTTACATGCTCTGTCCAAAATCCGCCGAGCTTTCCGCAACTCAAATTGGCCTAGTTTTGGAGTATGTTGTGGCAATAAGCATAGACGTAAGGTGGCGTAATACAAGCTCCATATATCGGTTTGGAGGGACAACCACGGAAAGTCCCTTGCTAAGGCTACCATGTACCCGGTACCGTTGATAATTAGACACCGCTCGATTCTTGCTGTTCCTGCAGCAACCTCATGGACAAGGCTGCGATGGCTTCAACACTGAGCACTTTGGGTAAATCGAAATTGACAAAACTCTGTCAAGGTTGAATATCAAGCCCTTGATTGGAGAGCAGCATCCCCAGCGTTTCGG
This window harbors:
- a CDS encoding uncharacterized protein (TransMembrane:1 (o25-43i)), yielding MTGIHVHNSVGLSGGSSVTSLQPYVPARSLTIIFLRALTYFLAMVMDAEQQKAGGATPAAETGIAQKLSHGLERVQPLGAPTSQEIPRDTARMMLREIQDAQEDAFISFQWTWCLQPTKMSPS